CCAGCAAAGTTAATTCCAGCCGTCCTAGCTCCAGTACCTTCCAAAGTAATAGAGCCTGTCCCATCCGATACTATTTGACTTCCAGATAGGAGATTGACGCCATAATTTTCACTTCCAGAACCGTTACCAGTACCACTTAAATTAATGGTTCCAGTGTTTGATCGAACAGTACCCGCTTCAAGATTGATTCCACGATTCCTGTCCAGGCTGCCATTACCAACACCTGTAAGAGTAATATTTCCTGAGCCAATTGCTTGAACACCTACAAGATCGGTTCTTGAGCCAGGAACTCCTGTCTGAAACAAAATACCACTATTTCCACTATTTCCATCTACGCTTCCTCTTCCATCCAGAACGATGTCTCCACTACCCCGCGATTCCACTGCGCCTTCAGTGAAAAACGAGATACCTCTATTAATGCTCCCAGAACCATTGCCGCGACCTGTGAGTCTGGCAATCCCATTGTTCACAATAACCCTAGAAGAATTCTGAATTTGTATTCCTGAATTCTCCTCATTGCCATTGCCACCACGACCAAACATCGTGATATTTCCGTCACCTTTTGATTGTATTGTACTGGTTCCCGCACTAATTTCAATTCCTGTATTGTATGCTCCAGTCGAATTACCACCATACCCATTGAGAATAATGTCTCCATTCACTGAGCTAATAGTAGAATTACTAATTAGGACACCAGAGTTACAAGTTTTTCCAGTAACACAGAAGCTGGTCGGAGGTAAAGTTGGATTACCCGTTGTGTCTCCACCTCTACCCTCTAAAGTAATAGTTCCGCCAGTTGATTCTAGTGTGCTGCGAAGGGTGAAAATTATTCCATAGTTTCTAGCCGTTGTTCCCCCTGTTCCACGGATGTCGATACTACCAGAGCCAACATTGACATTGCTACCAATGTCAATGTTACTAGTGAAGGTGACACCAGCATTAGAAAGAGTGTTCCCCGTAGCGCTCCCTGTTCCTCTTCCTACAAAGTCACCGCCATTAGTATTAATTGTTGCGGCATTAATCACAAGGGCACCGCCATTAGTGCCATTATCTGAATTAGCTATAAGCGTGACATTGCCACCATTGGTAGTAATATTTGAGCCAGGATTGACTGTAATGTTGTTATTTGCTTCAGCGGTTAGCCCTATTCTAGGAGCATCAATCTGAATGGGAGCATTAAAGTTGATATTATTATTTGCTCGCAAGACAACATTACTTGTTGAACTATTAATAGTACCGTTATTGATATTGCTTACCCCAGTTGCAGGGGGATCACTAAACGCATCGTTGGCGGTAAGTTGGGCGGGGACATTCGCACCCGCAATCACATTGATGTCGAATGGATCAAGCAACAAGGTACCAAACCTACCTTGAACGCTACTCAAATCGGCGATGCCAGAATAATCTAAGAAAGAGTGCCCAGATATTTCGGCAAAGCCACCGTTGCCTCCATTTCTTCCTCCCCTGGCAGTTAAAGTCCCATAAAAATGGGTTGCTTCATCCGCCCAAACAATCACTCGACCACCATCACCGCTATACAGTGCATCCGCATTAATCAATGAATCCCGACTCACAAACGTCCGATCGCTATTTGGCACCGTTCCCTGTCCCTGATAATCGCCCCCAATTCTGACCGTGCCGCCCCCGTTTTGACCCGAAGCATTCACCGTCGCATTGACCAAACCTACCCGATCGCCCAACACATTAATTTCAGGCAATGTAGTGCCCTGAGTAGAAGCATCAAGAGTACCAGAGGCGATCGCTGTTCCCGCCCCAGTTGGAATCACAGTATCAGAAGCCACTAAACGGACTGAATTATCAGAAGCAACTATCAACCCCGTATTAGCATCTGCCCCCACCGTCAACAACTGCGCCAGAGCAGCCGGATCAGTCAAAACCTCGTTTGGCAAACCATCCTGACCCGGAGCCAACTCAATCTCCAGACTCAACACCATGCCTTCCTTACTAATGCGGAGGATATTCTGACCTGGAACCGCCGTAATCGTAATATCACCACCCGGAGCCGCAATCCGCCCCGTATTGATCACCGCTCCCCCCAGCAAACTCAGACTTTGCCCTTCCGGCACCGCCAACTCTCCAGCATTTACGATCGCCCCCGGTTCGCCCATCGTAAACCCAAAACTCCCTGGTTCACCAATCAAAGAAGTGTAATCATTCGCACCGATCGCATTAAACCAACGACTCCCAAACCCAATGCCATTAGCAGTTGTCACCGTCAAAGAACCCGGTATATCCAAACGGGCATTTGAGCCAAAAATCACCCCAGCCGGATTCATCAAAAATAGATTTGAGTCGCCCCCTGTCACCCGAATCAAACCCTGAATTACCGAAGCATCACCCCCTGTCACCCGTGCCAAAATATTGCGAATCTCGGGGTTTGACAAAAAATTGGCAATTTGATCCCGACTCAGACCAAACTGCTCAAAACTGTGGAAGAGATTGGCGCGATTGCCCGATCGCGCTCCCCCTTCAATATCAATGCGATTACCATTTTGACGAACGACCGTCCCCGTTCCATCACGAGCAGGAGTAATCCGCTGGGCGTGAGCCGACAACGGAAGTAAGAGTGCTAGAACCAGGACACTATACTGAAGAAGCTGTGTGTACAATTTCATAGCTGCTCTCCGTAAATCACCCAATGTCGACTTTATACTCGTACTAGTTAGACTTTATGACTGAATTTAAGGAGAACCAGCCTTTGATTACAAAACATCAAAGGAATACATAGCCCTTTGCATTTCGAGATGTTTCGTAATGCAACTCTTACTACTCCCCAGTAGACCGACAGCAGTTAACAATAGGCTTGTCTGCAATACCTGGGACAATTCTTTGTAGGTTCACATGCTCATCTTCTAATAACTTTTTCCACTGAGTCTTCCAAGGAACATTACTCAAATCAGCACTGTGGCGATCGCCTACTACCTTCAACGCATTCAACCAGATTCCATGCTTAAAATAAGCAGCCGATTTTGCCTCAGGAGTCGATGCCATTCTTAAATCAGCCGTCAATTCGGGACTAGGCAAAACTCTTGTAACAGTATTTCGGAGAGGTAACTCTGTACCTTCCTTACAAGTTAAAATAAGTAACCACTCATGGGAGCGAGCAGTCTCTAACGCTGGAACTGTATCTGGAATCTTGATCTGAATAACACCTGGCAATGCCTCTGTAGGTTCCAGGAATTTGCTATAAAGCGGTGTTTGTGTCCGATCAAGTGAATGAAGAACAAATTTTACAGAGGCAAATTCATCCGCCTTTGCCGGAAGATAAAACCAGAAGGTCGGATGTTCATCCGTAGTTGTAATCCAATTCTGACGTTTAGGTATCAACGCAACCATGCGCTCCTGATTCGATACATTCATGTCACACGGACCATGTGTTGATCCATTCGTTTGCTGAGATGTTCTTCCGCCCCCTCCCCAAATACTAGAACCTGTCGTTTCTTCGGAAACCAAGAAGGAATTGGAATCGATCAGTAGAGCCTGAACCAAACTGACAGAGTTCAACCAAAACATCCCGCCTGCGATCGTTCCTGCCGAGATCGTTTGCAAATACTTAAAATTAGAACTAACCATAAACACCTGCTTTGAGATTTAATGAATAGCTACAATGCCTGAACAGGCAACCGACCGTAAATCATGACCGTTCCACCTGCTACGACTAATGCGAGGAAAGGTGGAACTAGAGGAATCCAACCGCTTTGGAAAGCGAACACAGCGTAGCAGCAGCCATAGAGAAAGACAATTGCCCCAACCTCTCCCAAAGTCACGACTAAGAGCGAGCGAGAGCGCCAAGCAATCGCTCCTCCAGCTAAAGCCCATACCCCGATCCAAACTACTTCTGCCCATTCAGGCAGCCACCAAATCAGCGATCGCTTCTTGCCATTTTCGTCTCCAAGGGCTGCATTGATTAGACTGCTCACCATATGAGCATGGACAATCACTCCTGGCATTCTTTGGTCAACACGGCGATTGTAGGGAGTAAAATGCAAATCCCGGTAGCTCGGCGCAACAGTTCCAATTAAAACAATTTTTCCTGCCACCAAGTTCCGTGTCAGCTTTTTACCTTCAAGTGCTTCTTTTAGCGTGAGTTGAGGCGCGATTGGGTTAGCAGATCGATAGTTCAGTAAGATTTGTTGGGTAGCAGTGTCAAGTTGGTGATAGCCACCAGTATCAGCTTCTAATCGCCTCAAGACGATATCACCCAAGAGAGGTTGACCGTCCTTGAAATCGGG
The DNA window shown above is from Timaviella obliquedivisa GSE-PSE-MK23-08B and carries:
- a CDS encoding DUF928 domain-containing protein, encoding MVSSNFKYLQTISAGTIAGGMFWLNSVSLVQALLIDSNSFLVSEETTGSSIWGGGGRTSQQTNGSTHGPCDMNVSNQERMVALIPKRQNWITTTDEHPTFWFYLPAKADEFASVKFVLHSLDRTQTPLYSKFLEPTEALPGVIQIKIPDTVPALETARSHEWLLILTCKEGTELPLRNTVTRVLPSPELTADLRMASTPEAKSAAYFKHGIWLNALKVVGDRHSADLSNVPWKTQWKKLLEDEHVNLQRIVPGIADKPIVNCCRSTGE